The stretch of DNA CCTCTCCAGCGGCCTGGGAGTCGTCCTCGAAGCGGGCAGCGAACTGACCTTCAAGGCAGCTGGTAGCTTCGTCAAGCTGGATGCAAGCGGGATCACCATGGTCGGTCCTTTGATTAGGATGAACTCCGGTGGAAGTCCGGGGAAAGGATCGGGCGCGGCGCCGATATTGCCGGGGCAGGTCAAGCCGGCGGATGCGGATGTGCCGGGCGTGCCGCTCGAAGCCTTGGCTAAACAAAGCTTGGTTTTTCGTCATGCAAGCAAAGGGGTGTGCGAAGTCTGCGAGGCGGCCAAAAGCGCGGAGGTGGCGACATGAGCAACAGTGGCGCGATTCTGATCGATGGGGCAGCCATCGAAAATGTTCTGGCTTGGCTGTATCAGAACTACCCCGACCACCAGCCGCGCCCACTCTTGCTCGACACACCTTACGAAGCGCTGATGGGCATCGGCCCGATTCTGCTGGATGCGCCCCCATGCAGTGCGCTCCAGCGCGATTGGGCTGCTGGCCTGGCCGGCCTGCAACATGGCCTATGGCTGGAAACGACCCAGCCTGTCGACCAACTGTTCGCCAGCCTGCAGCGGCGCTTGCGCATCCATTCCCCGGATGGCCGTGAGTTCTGGTTGCGTATCGCCGATGCGCGTCCGCTTCGCCTTGCCTGGAAAAACGGCGCAGCCTGGCCGACGGGCTTCTGGCATGGCGTTTCATGCCTTTGGCTGCGCGATCAGCAGGGCCCGATGAAAGCATGGATCAATGACACGCCAGAACTTGACAGCGCCCCCCATGAGAACGGCCTGAATGCTCAGGTGATTCTGGATTGGCCGCTGCTAGAAGCACTGACTCAAGA from Pseudomonas sp. DNDY-54 encodes:
- a CDS encoding DUF4123 domain-containing protein; this translates as MSNSGAILIDGAAIENVLAWLYQNYPDHQPRPLLLDTPYEALMGIGPILLDAPPCSALQRDWAAGLAGLQHGLWLETTQPVDQLFASLQRRLRIHSPDGREFWLRIADARPLRLAWKNGAAWPTGFWHGVSCLWLRDQQGPMKAWINDTPELDSAPHENGLNAQVILDWPLLEALTQDMDSSKEAVV